The proteins below are encoded in one region of Salmo salar chromosome ssa02, Ssal_v3.1, whole genome shotgun sequence:
- the LOC106582613 gene encoding persulfide dioxygenase ETHE1, mitochondrial: MCLIVNRLKPALAYTLCLQTTGHLRKVPAHMGPGLRTSKQPLESVIIRPYCARMELGKGPFFRQLFESVSSTYTYLLADTESREAVLIDPVLETVDRDLKLVEELGFNLKVAVNTHCHADHITGTGQLKNRLFGMKSAISKHSGASADILLSEGDKISFGKHYLTVRETPGHTDGCVTLVTGDQSMAFTGDTLLIRGCGRTDFQQGCSRRLYESVHQKIFTLPPQCLVFPAHDYKGQTASTVGEERRFNPRLTKSVEEFVDIMTNLNLPKPAKIDIAVPANLVCGLHEV; the protein is encoded by the exons atgtgtttaattGTAAACCGACTGAAACCTGCTCTGGCCTACACGCTGTGCCTCCAAACAACCGGACACTTGCGTAAAGTTCCTGCCCACATGGGCCCGGGCTTACGCACCAGCaagcagcctctggaatcagtcaTCATACGACCTTACTGCGCCAGGATGGAGTTGGGAAAAGGGCCTTTCTTCAGGCAG CTGTTTGAGTCGGTGAGCAGCACTTACACCTATCTACTGGCAGATACAGAGAGCAGGGAGGCAGTCCTCATTGATCCAGTACTGGAGACAGTGGACAGGGATCTGAAACTTGTAGAGGAACTGGGTTTCAACCTGAAAGTGGCAG TGAACACTCACTGCCATGCAGACCACATCACAGGCacgggacagctgaagaacaggCTGTTTGGGATGAAGAGTGCCATCTCCAAGCACAGCGGGGCCAGTGCAGACATCCTGCTATCAGAGGGAGATAAGATCAGCTTTGGCAAACAT TATCTGACGGTGAGGGAGACTCCAGGACACACAGACGGCTGTGTGACGTTGGTGACAGGGGACCAGAGCATGGCTTTCACTGGGGACACACTGCTAATCAGGGGCTGTGGAAGGACAGACTTCCAGCAGG GCTGCTCTAGAAGGCTCTATGAATCAGTCCACCAGAAGATCTTTACATTACCTCCTCAGTGTCTCGTCTTCCCTGCACATGACTACAAAG GTCAGACGGCCTCCACCGTGGGCGAGGAGAGGAGGTTTAACCCCCGCCTGACCAAGAGCGTGGAAGAGTTTGTGGACATCATGACCAACCTGAACCTCCCCAAGCCTGCTAAGATAG ATATTGCGGTGCCTGCAAACCTGGTGTGTGGACTCCATGAGGTTTGA
- the LOC106582624 gene encoding D(2) dopamine receptor A-like, protein MMTTFPNETDETGFSSLSPSSPPSLSSPTPSLSISLTSNPFSSFAVSLSTTSFSPSNCSSSPLPSSPPYNFYAVLLVLLIFCVVFGNVLVCVAVSRERALQTTTNYLIVSLAVSDLLLATLVMPWGVYLEVVGEWRFSLIHCDILLTLDVMMCTASILNLCAISIDRYMAVAMPMLYNTRYSSRRRVALMIAVVWFLSFAISSPLLFGLNNTASREETKCAFADPSFVVYSSVASFYVPFIVTLLVYAQICVVLRRRGRRTVPRRHGLYPQGGGKTGEGHRHRKNKCTLPEDVKLCTLITRPPTTAPQHKKVTLVKEAVVHPLEEEPVGRGFLSQLDQSLPLPHPPPPSGRATKISLSISVVPAPFPSPSVAPRSALVPRRATFEDGMSGRERWRERNADRKKGVMAKERVKGTLSQQKERKATQMLVIVLGVFIICWLPFFLTHVLKAHCGSCCISPSLYSAVTWLGYLNSAVNPVIYTTFNIEFRKTFIKILNC, encoded by the exons ATGATGACTACTTTCCCCAACGAGACAGATGAGACAggcttctcctccctctctccgtcatcccccccctccctctcctctcccacaccgtccctctccatctccctcacctCCAACCCTTTCTCTTCCTTCGCCGTCTCCCTCTCCACCACCTCCTTCTCTCCGTCCAACTGCTCCAGCTCTCCGttgccctcctcccctccctataACTTCTACGctgtgctgctggtgctgctcaTCTTCTGTGTGGTGTTCGGCAACGTGctagtgtgtgtggcagtgtcgCGCGAGCGCGCCCTCCAGACTACCACCAACTACCTCATTGTCTCCCTGGCCGTGTCCGACCTGCTGCTGGCCACCCTGGTCATGCCCTGGGGCGTCtacctggag GTGGTAGGGGAGTGGCGCTTCAGTCTCATCCACTGTGACATCCTCCTGACCCTGGACGTCATGATGTGTACTGCCAGCATCCTCAACCTCTGTGCCATCAGCATCGACAG atacATGGCGGTGGCGATGCCCATGCTGTATAACACCAGATACAGCTCCAGGAGGAGGGTGGCTCTGATGATTGCTGTTGTGTGGTTCCTCTCCTTCGCCATCTCCAGCCCTCTGCTGTTTGGACTCAACaacacag CCAGTCGGGAGGAGACCAAGTGTGCCTTCGCTGATCCGTCCTTCGTGGTCTACTCATCCGTGGCCTCCTTCTACGTTCCTTTCATCGTGACCCTGCTGGTGTACGCACAGATCTGTGTGGTGCTGCGGAGGCGGGGCCGACGCACCGTGCCCCGCAGACACGGCCTGTACCCACAGGGAGGAGGCAAGACGGGGGAGGGCCACAGGCACAGGAAG AATAAGTGTACCCTCCCTGAGGATGTGAAGTTGTGCACTCTGATCACGAGGCCCCCCACCACCGCCCCCCAACACAAGAAAGTG ACGTTAGTGAAGGAGGCGGTGGTGCACCCCCTGGAGGAGGAGCCGGTGGGGCGTGGTTTCCTGTCCCAGTTAGACCAGAGCCTCCCCCTGcctcacccccctcccccctccggaCGAGCCACCAAGATCTCCCTTTCTATCTCGGTGGTGCCCGCGCCCTTCCCGTCACCGTCGGTGGCACCACGCTCCGCCCTCGTACCCCGCCGTGCCACCTTCGAGGACGGCATGAGTGGCCGCGAGCGATGGAGGGAGCGCAATGCAGACAGGAAGAAGGGAGTGATGGCGAAAGAGAGGGTGAAAGGGACTCTGTCGCAGCAGAAGGAGAGGAAGGCGACCCAGATGCTGGTTATTGTGCTAG GTGTGTTCATCATCTGCTGGCTGCCCTTCTTCCTGACCCACGTGCTGAAGGCCCACTGTGGCAGCTGCTGTATCTCCCCCTCGCTGTACAGTGCTGTCACCTGGCTGGGCTACCTCAACAGTGCCGTCAACCCCGTCATCTACACCACCTTCAACATCGAGTTCCGCAAGACCTTCATCAAGATCCTAAACTGCTGA